The following coding sequences lie in one Vibrio algicola genomic window:
- a CDS encoding oligogalacturonate-specific porin KdgM family protein, translating into MKKVITLSLLTMLMASATASATSINLRHEFIPEKDDLNSRHRDRMTIAHTFNNGIGISGELKWGYAEDDLDLSQLRSVGQEAIISYNYKLTKSLTIQPAYGLDAGDTSVTHKLNLKGTQKLTDNWKIAARYRYGYKNVSLAHTDNSHYHQINLTSGYKVGDFGLGIDFEFKLEQEKSTGYKGHNDYLNLVNFTADYQGFESGWIPFIELGMVAQNTDKDTPAPGKDEYVARYRVGMKYNF; encoded by the coding sequence ATGAAAAAAGTTATAACACTATCACTACTCACAATGCTAATGGCATCGGCAACAGCATCAGCAACTTCTATCAATTTACGCCATGAATTCATCCCTGAAAAAGATGATTTAAACTCTCGTCACCGCGACCGTATGACGATTGCACATACCTTTAATAATGGTATTGGCATAAGTGGGGAATTAAAATGGGGCTATGCCGAAGATGACCTTGACCTAAGCCAACTAAGAAGCGTAGGACAAGAAGCTATTATCAGTTACAACTACAAACTAACCAAGTCGCTAACAATACAACCTGCTTACGGCTTAGATGCTGGAGATACCTCTGTTACTCATAAATTAAATTTAAAAGGTACACAAAAATTAACCGATAATTGGAAAATAGCAGCACGCTACCGATATGGTTATAAGAATGTCTCTTTAGCCCACACCGACAATAGCCACTACCATCAAATCAATTTAACCAGTGGTTACAAAGTTGGCGATTTTGGCTTAGGTATCGATTTTGAATTTAAACTTGAACAAGAAAAAAGCACAGGTTACAAAGGTCATAATGACTATCTAAATTTGGTTAATTTCACAGCAGATTATCAAGGGTTTGAAAGTGGTTGGATCCCATTTATCGAACTTGGAATGGTCGCGCAGAATACAGATAAAGATACCCCCGCACCAGGCAAGGATGAATACGTAGCTCGTTACCGCGTGGGTATGAAGTACAATTTCTAA
- a CDS encoding oligogalacturonate-specific porin KdgM family protein → MLTLSLFAIAVTSTSAFAASIDFRHEYKHDTEANNNRVKISGSTGGNFYSVEMKFNGSDGYWFNNMERGDSEFEYGYKFTLNDNWAIQPSMPITMGDHKTTYKPQVRVYYNFDSGITTKLRYRYGIVDYTSDIENAGKDNYEYGQLTGNITYTWKDAWNFDFEANYYQNYDKDVLLFDNDNTNYELNLKIGYKIGETNWRPYAEFGSVAVDKYTSDRQLRSRIGVTYSF, encoded by the coding sequence ATACTAACATTATCTCTATTTGCAATCGCTGTTACTTCAACATCTGCTTTCGCAGCTTCTATAGATTTTCGTCATGAATATAAGCATGATACTGAGGCCAATAATAACCGAGTGAAAATTTCCGGCAGCACTGGTGGTAATTTTTATAGTGTTGAAATGAAATTTAATGGCTCAGATGGTTACTGGTTTAATAATATGGAGCGTGGTGATTCCGAATTTGAATATGGTTATAAGTTCACATTAAATGATAATTGGGCAATCCAACCAAGTATGCCAATTACGATGGGCGATCACAAAACCACATATAAACCTCAAGTTCGCGTCTATTATAATTTCGATTCAGGAATCACAACGAAACTACGTTACCGCTACGGTATTGTCGATTACACCAGCGATATAGAGAATGCAGGTAAGGATAATTATGAATACGGTCAGTTAACCGGTAATATTACCTATACTTGGAAGGATGCTTGGAACTTTGATTTTGAAGCAAATTATTATCAAAATTACGATAAAGATGTACTGCTATTCGACAATGATAATACCAACTATGAACTTAACTTAAAGATTGGCTATAAAATTGGAGAAACCAATTGGCGTCCATACGCTGAGTTTGGTAGTGTTGCTGTCGATAAATATACTAGCGATCGTCAATTACGTAGTCGTATTGGTGTCACTTACAGTTTCTAA